A window from Salvia miltiorrhiza cultivar Shanhuang (shh) chromosome 2, IMPLAD_Smil_shh, whole genome shotgun sequence encodes these proteins:
- the LOC131010073 gene encoding FHA domain-containing protein PS1-like, with product MAENQEQVRPKEREIPVFTVLKNNCILKNIFVLDNPPPISSSSSAEISGQESEREEILLVGRHPDCNIKLEHPSISRFHLRIHSMPSSRSLFVTDLSSVHGTCISGKRIEPGVTMELVPGDTLKLGESSRLYRLDWVPISFAYDINDPFVPQPDTLDTVDEETEGADQDENRLSRENEWGWDLSDEIEALGWQETTAEVENTRLPEMLSNENEITGSQLLLLDVSLSADEETEGATEQVKMLSNENEITGSQLLSLDVSLSADEETEGATEQDGDSLLHDLGEVMEDRPFCDEATTPPLPEDEASSPQIREEENEFYSSQLCQVEKENSPQLEDEVESMPEICINKNDFLRSIPLAETVEAFERNSEKRLGMNIWSRRGKSEGVKIRTSRSKATCGIENCVSKSMLKDQCDASPDKDEEIFTPDKENASPDSCLVRSLRGKFNETLKSESMSDEDEEVFTSDKENMTPNSHLLRSIKNVGSSQEVRHLNFHKPSPLKTVSRGILQERKPASSASKSHCSLKKQPPCVMKAAEREPFLLLPVISTGDDKPTPIPSAHEGTMRKSRCIDYSKVSGNRWIIVVDTACLLNKKSRRELQLLRGLRGTSLVIPRIVLRELDCMVRRASFLSRMTEASAALQWIEECMASSTWWIHVQSSAEESRLVPPTPPAAASAHWFGEEKGAFSVGSIPFSPYSLQEIVTPTAADHILESALFFKQAMNGHLVLLSDDVTLKIKAMAEGVICETAKEFRASLVNPFSARFLYSDSSPRGPTWTCVDDTVLKEKYYPSPMKKATRLGDGAKGLKLILLHNSNFRPMRA from the exons ATGGCGGAGAATCAAGAACAAGTGAGGCCAAAGGAGAGAGAAATCCCAGTTTTCACAGTCTTGAAGAATAATTGTATATTGAAGAACATCTTTGTTCTAGACAACCCTCCTCCGATTTCTTCGTCTTCCTCGGCCGAAATTTCTGGTCAGGAATCGGAAAGGGAAGAGATATTGCTGGTGGGGAGGCACCCCGATTGTAATATAAAGCTGGAGCACCCGAGTATCAGCAGATTTCATCTCCGCATTCACTCTATGCCCTCTTCTCGATCTCTTTTCGTCACCGATTTATCATCGG TACATGGGACttgtatttctgggaaaagaatcgAGCCCGGGGTCACAATGGAACTAGTTCCGGGTGACACGTTGAAGCTGGGGGAATCGAGTAGATTGTACCGACTTGACTGGGTTCCGATCAGCTTTGCTTATGATATAAACGACCCGTTTGTACCTCAGCCGGATACATTGGATACAGTCGATGAAGAAACAGAAGGAGCAGATCAG GATGAGAATCGTCTCTCTCGTGAAAATGAATGGGGCTGGGATCTGAGTGATGAAATAGAAGCTCTAGGGTGGCAAGAAACAACTGCAGAAGTAGAGAACACTCGTTTGCCTGAAATGTTGAGCAACGAAAATGAAATCACCGGTAGCCAGCTGTTATTGCTGGATGTATCGTTATCAGCTGATGAAGAAACAGAAGGGGCGACAGAGCAGGTAAAAATGTTGAGCAACGAAAATGAAATCACTGGTAGCCAGCTGTTATCGCTGGATGTATCGTTATCAGCTGATGAAGAAACAGAAGGGGCGACGGAGCAG GATGGGGATAGTTTGCTTCATGATCTAGGTGAAGTTATGGAAGATCGGCCGTTCTGTGATGAGGCAACTACGCCTCCACTGCCCGAAGATGAGGCCAGTTCGCCTCAAATAcgtgaagaagaaaatgaattCTACAGCAGTCAGCTATGTCAAGTTGAAAAGGAAAACTCACCACAGCTTGAAGATGAAGTTGAGAGCATGCCAGAAATATGCATAAACAAAAACGATTTCTTGCGCAGCATTCCATTAGCAGAAACTGTGGAAGCTTTTGAGAGGAACTCGGAGAAAAGGTTAGGGATGAACATTTGGTCAAGGAGGGGTAAATCCGAAGGTGTCAAGATCAGAACCAGCAGAAGCAAGGCAACCTGCGGGATTGAAAATTGTGTAAGCAAATCAATGCTGAAAGATCAATGTGATGCTAGTCCTGATAAGGATGAAGAGATCTTCACGCCGGACAAGGAGAATGCCTCTCCTGATTCCTGTCTGGTCAGATCCTTGCGGGGCAAATTCAACGAAACTTTGAAGAGTGAATCAATGTCAGACGAGGACGAAGAAGTTTTCACCTCAGACAAAGAGAACATGACTCCAAACAGTCATCTGCTTAGGTCCATCAAGAACGTTGGGAGTTCTCAAGAAGTTAGGCATCTGAACTTTCACAAACCTTCGCCCTTGAAGACAGTTAGTCGAGGCATCCTTCAGGAACGTAAACCAGCAAGTTCTGCTTCCAAAAGCCATTGCAGCTTGAAGAAACAGCCTCCTTGTGTTATGAAGGCAGCAGAAAGGGAACCTTTTCTTCTGCTGCCTGTGATTTCCACCGGTGATGATAAGCCCACACCGATACCTTCAGCTCATGAAGGCACGATGAGAAAAAGCAGATGTATCGATTACTCAAAGGTGAGTGGGAACAGGTGGATTATTGTAGTAGACACTGCTTGTCTGCTAAACAAGAAGTCGAGGAGGGAGCTGCAGCTATTGAGAGGTCTTCGAGGGACTTCTTTGGTCATTCCAAGAATCG TCTTGAGGGAGCTCGACTGCATGGTGAGACGCGCTAGTTTCCTGTCAAGAATGACAGAGGCCTCTGCTGCACTGCAGTGGATCGAAGAATGTATGGCTTCATCAACGTGGTGGATTCATGTGCAGAGCTCAGCAGAGGAAAGCAGGCTCGTCCCACCAACTCCGCCTGCTGCTGCCTCTGCTCACTGGTTCGGTGAGGAGAAGGGAGCATTCTCTGTTGGCTCTATCCCTTTCTCTCCCTATAGTTTGCAAGAAATCGTCACTCCAACCGCTGCAGACCACATTCTCGAATCTGCCCTTTTCTTCAAGCAAGCCATGAATGGACATCTTGTCCTTCTCAGTGATGATGTCACTCTAAAAATCAAAGCCATGGCTGAA GGTGTCATCTGCGAGACAGCAAAGGAATTTCGTGCCAGTCTTGTCAACCCTTTCTCAGCGAGGTTCTTGTATTCCGACAGCTCTCCAAGAGGGCCTACTTGGACTTGTGTGGATGATACTGTCCTTAAAGAGAAATACTACCCGAGCCCCATGAAGAAAGCCACGAGATTGGGAGACGGAGCTAAGGGTTTGAAGCTGATACTGCTGCACAACTCCAATTTCAGACCGATGAGAGCTTAG